One Actinoplanes missouriensis 431 DNA segment encodes these proteins:
- a CDS encoding 2'-5' RNA ligase family protein: MKPFAFRHGAEPWPPGETLLHVYVIPDLDQNPELAALTAGCREALAPYPLACVEDRWLHITLAQIADVFGSAYSEAERAELAAALTGDLAGFGSFSLTVGSCLAQASVVMFDVHPDDRIAALGTRVREVIGRVRGPGALSSEAGIAHMTIGYANGDADNAAIQRDLRRVRPGHATMRVSAVQLVDVSVDAEAKTVTWRPIATIPLG; this comes from the coding sequence GTGAAACCCTTCGCCTTCCGGCACGGCGCCGAGCCGTGGCCACCGGGGGAGACGCTGCTGCACGTCTACGTCATCCCCGACCTCGATCAGAACCCCGAGCTGGCGGCCCTCACCGCCGGGTGCCGCGAGGCGCTGGCGCCCTATCCGCTGGCGTGCGTCGAGGACCGCTGGCTGCACATCACGCTCGCGCAGATCGCCGACGTGTTCGGGTCGGCGTACTCGGAGGCCGAGCGGGCCGAGCTGGCGGCGGCGCTGACCGGCGATCTCGCGGGCTTCGGGTCGTTCTCGCTGACCGTCGGCAGCTGTCTCGCGCAGGCCTCGGTGGTGATGTTCGACGTTCATCCGGACGATCGGATCGCCGCACTCGGCACGCGGGTCCGCGAGGTCATCGGCCGGGTCCGCGGGCCCGGCGCGCTCAGCAGCGAAGCCGGGATCGCGCACATGACGATCGGCTATGCGAACGGCGACGCCGACAACGCCGCGATCCAGCGGGACCTGCGGCGGGTCCGGCCGGGCCACGCCACGATGCGCGTCAGCGCGGTCCAGCTGGTCGACGTGTCGGTGGACGCCGAGGCGAAAACGGTCACCTGGCGCCCGATCGCGACGATCCCGCTCGGGTGA
- a CDS encoding zinc-dependent alcohol dehydrogenase: protein MSVPRYLLTAAGRPSLLTLRDDAPEPALPAGPGWVVLRPELSGICGSDVAVARAKSSLVLSAFYTARRQILGHETVAVVESTGERVALDPVLSCTQRGFTLCRSCREGRPNVCERQTSPAQGFDAALGGGWGERLVAHESQLHPVGAVPSRRAVLAEPASIALHAAMRWERRGDRAVVIGPGTIGLLLTAALRRLHPDLDITVIGPGSRAAAMGATRTLPSGPQAVEAFGAVLRPRMTRTPILVDGVDVVFDCVASPPTIDLGLHLLRPAGMLVLIGSAGKQKVDWSLVWNRQLTVQGTVNSAPPVMARVVEWLADPSFPADGLVTHVHELDDWEAALATATAGARAGAVKVALRPDPSIPLVT, encoded by the coding sequence ATGTCCGTCCCTCGTTACCTTTTGACCGCCGCCGGGCGCCCCTCCCTGCTCACCCTGCGTGACGACGCCCCGGAGCCGGCTCTCCCCGCGGGACCCGGCTGGGTGGTGCTGCGGCCGGAGCTCTCCGGCATCTGCGGCAGCGACGTGGCGGTCGCCCGGGCGAAGTCGTCGCTGGTGCTCAGCGCGTTCTACACCGCGCGGCGGCAGATCCTCGGGCACGAGACGGTCGCCGTGGTGGAGTCCACCGGCGAGCGGGTCGCGCTGGATCCGGTGCTCTCCTGCACGCAGCGCGGCTTCACGCTGTGCCGCTCCTGCCGGGAGGGCCGCCCGAACGTCTGCGAGCGCCAGACCAGCCCCGCGCAGGGGTTCGACGCGGCGCTCGGCGGCGGCTGGGGCGAACGCCTCGTCGCCCACGAGAGCCAGCTGCACCCGGTCGGCGCCGTCCCGTCCCGGCGCGCGGTCCTGGCCGAGCCCGCGTCGATCGCCCTGCACGCGGCGATGCGCTGGGAGCGTCGCGGCGACCGGGCCGTGGTGATCGGGCCGGGCACGATCGGGCTGCTGCTCACCGCGGCGCTGCGGCGGCTCCACCCGGACCTCGACATCACGGTGATCGGGCCGGGATCGCGGGCCGCGGCGATGGGTGCGACACGCACGCTGCCGTCCGGGCCGCAGGCGGTGGAGGCGTTCGGCGCGGTGCTGCGGCCCCGGATGACACGCACGCCGATCCTGGTGGACGGGGTGGACGTGGTGTTCGACTGCGTGGCGTCGCCGCCGACCATCGACCTCGGGCTGCACCTGCTGCGCCCCGCCGGGATGCTGGTGCTGATCGGCAGCGCCGGGAAGCAGAAGGTGGACTGGTCCCTGGTCTGGAACCGGCAGCTCACCGTGCAGGGGACGGTCAATTCGGCACCGCCGGTGATGGCGCGCGTGGTGGAGTGGCTCGCTGACCCGTCGTTCCCGGCGGACGGACTGGTCACGCACGTGCACGAGCTGGACGACTGGGAGGCGGCCCTCGCCACGGCGACGGCCGGGGCGCGGGCCGGCGCGGTGAAGGTGGCGTTGCGGCCCGACCCATCGATCCCGCTCGTCACGTGA
- a CDS encoding discoidin domain-containing protein, which produces MNGFGNAPDSGEGSGTAGERRASRADSLRLTRMPQRPVARTSDPAGPGAPPAFAAPARDAAVTTSRAAAAAPAREAAGKPERPGGGRKRGRRIAVATVVVLVALVSAGWAYRMEIAEAGSEPASSQVAEPVPSEVRQDVTTGVPTEPLTESAQTPSPPPSSAKASPAASAKTSPSAPAGKANPGGANLALDGVASASAVEGDRWGPANAIDGDETTRWSSGFSDPQWIKVDLRQRWRISAVTLLWEHAYGVAYRVETSPDGKKWTSIYTTKSGKGGKVDIAAEGETARYIRVYGTKRNTSYGYSLLELRVT; this is translated from the coding sequence GTGAACGGATTCGGTAACGCGCCCGACTCGGGGGAGGGTTCCGGCACGGCGGGGGAGCGGCGGGCATCGCGCGCCGACAGCCTGCGCCTGACCCGGATGCCGCAGCGGCCGGTCGCCCGCACGAGCGATCCGGCCGGCCCCGGCGCGCCGCCCGCTTTCGCGGCGCCGGCCCGGGATGCCGCAGTAACGACGAGCCGGGCGGCCGCAGCGGCGCCGGCCCGGGAGGCCGCCGGGAAGCCCGAGCGGCCGGGCGGCGGGCGGAAGCGGGGGCGCCGGATCGCCGTCGCGACGGTGGTCGTGCTGGTGGCCCTGGTGAGCGCCGGATGGGCGTACCGGATGGAGATCGCTGAAGCGGGCAGCGAGCCCGCGTCCTCGCAGGTGGCCGAGCCGGTCCCGAGCGAGGTCCGCCAGGACGTCACGACGGGCGTGCCCACCGAGCCGCTGACCGAAAGCGCACAGACCCCGAGCCCGCCGCCGAGCAGTGCGAAGGCCAGCCCCGCAGCCTCGGCGAAGACCAGTCCCTCCGCGCCGGCCGGGAAGGCCAACCCGGGCGGCGCCAACCTCGCGCTCGACGGGGTGGCCAGCGCCTCGGCGGTGGAGGGCGATCGCTGGGGGCCGGCGAACGCGATCGACGGCGACGAGACGACGCGCTGGTCGAGCGGATTCTCCGACCCGCAGTGGATCAAGGTTGATCTGCGGCAGCGCTGGCGGATCTCGGCGGTGACGCTGCTCTGGGAGCACGCCTACGGCGTGGCCTACCGGGTGGAGACGTCACCGGACGGCAAGAAGTGGACGAGCATCTACACCACGAAATCCGGCAAGGGTGGAAAGGTGGACATCGCCGCCGAGGGGGAGACCGCGCGGTACATCCGGGTGTACGGGACGAAGCGCAACACCTCCTACGGCTACTCCCTGCTGGAACTCCGCGTCACGTGA
- a CDS encoding nucleotidyltransferase domain-containing protein, with amino-acid sequence MNTERTDPGTQRQLTAIAEVAALDIPVWLRGGWAMDFFLGRVTRPHRDVDWFAMAADAGRVVAALTARGWERVPHDHQLEFLRDGVELSFALLAADLTVAAGPWTGESWPAGMLDWPACRLGDVTCAVVSPYAQIEIKKSMPVWVPGLPRRPKDAEDVALLEAALRQRRDPPGTAAASRPGPA; translated from the coding sequence GTGAACACGGAACGAACCGATCCCGGTACGCAACGCCAGCTCACGGCCATCGCGGAGGTGGCCGCGCTGGACATCCCGGTGTGGCTGCGCGGCGGCTGGGCGATGGACTTCTTCCTCGGCCGGGTGACCCGCCCGCACCGCGACGTCGACTGGTTCGCGATGGCCGCCGACGCCGGGCGGGTCGTCGCCGCGCTCACCGCGCGCGGCTGGGAACGGGTTCCGCACGACCACCAGCTGGAGTTCCTGCGCGACGGCGTGGAGCTCAGTTTCGCGCTGCTCGCCGCGGATCTCACGGTGGCGGCGGGACCGTGGACCGGCGAGTCGTGGCCGGCCGGCATGCTCGACTGGCCGGCCTGCCGGCTCGGGGATGTCACGTGCGCGGTGGTCAGCCCGTACGCGCAGATCGAGATCAAGAAATCGATGCCGGTCTGGGTGCCGGGATTGCCGAGGCGGCCGAAGGACGCCGAGGACGTGGCGCTGCTGGAGGCGGCGCTCAGGCAGCGGCGAGACCCGCCCGGAACTGCTGCGGCGTCGCGCCCCGGACCCGCTTGA
- a CDS encoding AraC family transcriptional regulator produces MDPLGDLLDGVRARTAAFCRSVLDPPWALRIVDEAPLGLATPLRGHAWVIPDDGEPTFVGTGDVAVVQGPEPYTVASSVDVPPTVFVHPGNRLVTTDGTDITAATRLAAGTSALGLGTHGATVIASGAYQVSSFVSGRLLATLPAVVRVPREQVQSPIMDLLHAEMDRDEPGQQVVLDRLLDLALIATLRAWFARPAGDPPGWYRAHGDPCVGQALRIMHEEPHRQWTVAGLAAATGVSRAAFARRFTDLVGQPPMTYLTHWRLDLAAESLRTTDATIATIARRVGYANAFALTVAFKRVRGATPQQFRAGLAAA; encoded by the coding sequence ATGGACCCGCTCGGAGACCTGCTCGACGGCGTACGCGCCCGGACCGCCGCGTTCTGCCGGTCGGTGCTCGACCCGCCGTGGGCGCTGCGGATCGTCGACGAGGCGCCGCTCGGGCTCGCCACGCCGCTGCGCGGGCACGCGTGGGTGATCCCGGACGACGGCGAGCCGACGTTCGTCGGCACCGGGGACGTGGCGGTCGTGCAGGGCCCCGAGCCGTACACGGTAGCCTCCTCCGTGGACGTGCCGCCGACCGTTTTCGTTCACCCCGGCAACCGGCTGGTCACGACGGACGGCACGGACATCACGGCGGCGACCCGGCTCGCCGCGGGCACCAGCGCGCTCGGGCTCGGCACGCACGGCGCCACGGTGATCGCGAGCGGCGCCTACCAGGTCTCCAGCTTCGTCAGCGGCCGGCTGCTCGCCACCCTGCCCGCCGTCGTGCGGGTGCCCCGCGAGCAGGTCCAGTCGCCGATCATGGACCTGTTGCACGCCGAGATGGATCGGGACGAGCCGGGCCAGCAGGTGGTCCTCGACCGGCTGCTGGACCTGGCCCTGATCGCCACGCTGCGCGCCTGGTTCGCCCGGCCGGCCGGCGATCCGCCCGGGTGGTACCGCGCGCACGGCGACCCCTGCGTCGGCCAGGCTCTGCGGATCATGCACGAGGAGCCGCACCGGCAGTGGACGGTCGCCGGGCTGGCCGCCGCGACCGGGGTGTCGCGGGCGGCGTTCGCGCGCCGGTTCACCGACCTGGTCGGGCAGCCGCCGATGACGTACCTGACCCACTGGCGCCTCGACCTCGCCGCCGAGTCGCTGCGCACCACCGACGCCACCATCGCCACGATCGCGCGCCGGGTCGGTTACGCCAACGCGTTCGCGCTGACGGTGGCGTTCAAGCGGGTCCGGGGCGCGACGCCGCAGCAGTTCCGGGCGGGTCTCGCCGCTGCCTGA
- a CDS encoding NmrA family NAD(P)-binding protein, with translation MYAITGVTGHVGGAAARALTDAGRPVRRIVRNPAHEHDAVADLADTAALTKAFDGCDGAFVLLPTVAPFTDEAHRGLAASIAAAVEASGVPHVVLLSSWGAHLAAGTGPIRWLHHLENLLNATGATVTAIRSPHFQEKVETVLEAATGAGIYPVFGDEADVPVPMVATADIGAAVARALIDPPAASEVIVLEAPEYTERQVATALGELLGRPLQVVTVPRAGWREALPVPPRLAEELVALYAADADGLLQPVGDRRVRCATELTVTLRRVAGPGAA, from the coding sequence ATGTACGCGATCACCGGAGTCACCGGGCACGTCGGCGGAGCGGCCGCCCGCGCTCTCACCGACGCCGGCCGTCCCGTCCGCCGGATCGTCCGGAACCCGGCCCACGAGCACGACGCGGTCGCCGACCTCGCCGACACCGCCGCCCTCACGAAGGCGTTCGACGGCTGCGACGGCGCGTTCGTGCTGCTGCCCACTGTCGCGCCGTTCACCGACGAGGCGCACCGCGGGCTCGCCGCCTCGATCGCCGCCGCCGTCGAGGCGAGCGGCGTCCCGCACGTGGTCCTGCTCTCCTCCTGGGGCGCCCACCTGGCCGCCGGCACCGGCCCGATCCGCTGGCTGCACCACCTGGAGAACCTGCTGAACGCCACCGGCGCCACGGTCACCGCGATCCGGTCGCCGCACTTCCAGGAGAAGGTGGAGACGGTCCTGGAGGCGGCGACCGGCGCCGGGATCTACCCGGTCTTCGGCGACGAGGCGGATGTGCCGGTGCCGATGGTCGCGACCGCCGACATCGGTGCCGCCGTGGCGCGGGCCCTGATCGACCCGCCCGCCGCGAGCGAGGTCATCGTGCTGGAGGCGCCGGAGTACACCGAGCGGCAGGTCGCCACCGCCCTCGGCGAGCTGCTCGGCAGGCCGTTGCAGGTGGTCACCGTGCCGCGGGCCGGCTGGAGGGAGGCGCTGCCGGTCCCGCCGCGGCTGGCCGAGGAGCTGGTGGCGCTCTACGCGGCCGACGCCGACGGCCTGCTCCAGCCGGTCGGCGACCGCCGGGTCCGCTGTGCCACCGAGCTCACCGTGACACTGCGCCGCGTCGCCGGGCCGGGCGCGGCCTGA
- a CDS encoding DUF1810 domain-containing protein, translating into MSDLERFVQAQDGVYEQALAEIVAGSKRTHWMWFVFPQIAGLGSSPTARQFAIRDLAEARDYLAHPVLGPRLLACATALLAHTGRSASQILGYPDDMKLRSSMTLFARAAGDPAVFEQVLARFYDGPDERTLQLLG; encoded by the coding sequence GTGAGCGACCTCGAACGGTTCGTGCAGGCCCAGGACGGCGTCTACGAGCAGGCCCTGGCCGAGATCGTCGCCGGCTCGAAACGTACCCACTGGATGTGGTTCGTCTTCCCGCAGATCGCCGGCCTCGGCTCCAGCCCGACCGCCCGCCAGTTCGCGATCCGGGACCTGGCGGAGGCCCGGGACTACCTGGCCCACCCGGTCCTCGGACCGCGCCTGCTCGCCTGCGCGACGGCGCTGCTCGCCCACACCGGCCGGTCGGCGAGCCAGATCCTCGGCTACCCGGACGACATGAAGCTGCGCTCGTCGATGACCCTGTTCGCCCGGGCGGCCGGCGACCCGGCGGTGTTCGAGCAGGTGCTCGCCCGGTTCTACGACGGCCCGGACGAGCGCACGCTGCAGCTCCTCGGCTGA
- a CDS encoding SDR family oxidoreductase: protein MSSEPIAITGATGQLGGRIAHRLSALGVPLQLLVRDAARAPRLAGAAAVVAPYADGPAARKALDGVRTVLMVSASETPDRVAQHHTFIDAAADAAVEHLVYISFAQASPDATFTLARDHWATEEHIRARGIAATFLRDNLYADFLPHLAGEDGVIRGPAGDGRVAAVAQDDIADAAVAVLRDPAAHAGRTYELTGPEALSLAEIAGILGKRYHDETVEEAYASRAVYGAPRWQLDAWVSTYLAIAAGELATVTTHIADLTGHPPIGIAQLLRK from the coding sequence ATGAGTTCCGAACCGATCGCGATCACCGGCGCCACCGGCCAGCTGGGGGGCCGCATCGCTCACCGGCTGAGTGCCCTGGGCGTACCCCTGCAATTGCTCGTGCGCGACGCGGCGCGGGCGCCGCGGCTGGCCGGCGCCGCGGCCGTGGTCGCGCCCTATGCCGACGGGCCGGCCGCGCGCAAGGCCCTGGACGGTGTGCGGACCGTGCTGATGGTGTCGGCTTCCGAGACGCCGGACCGGGTCGCGCAGCATCACACGTTCATCGACGCCGCGGCGGACGCGGCGGTCGAGCACCTGGTCTACATCTCGTTCGCACAGGCGTCGCCCGATGCGACGTTCACCCTGGCCAGGGACCATTGGGCGACCGAGGAGCACATCCGCGCGCGGGGGATCGCGGCGACGTTCCTGCGGGACAACCTCTACGCCGACTTCCTGCCGCACCTGGCCGGTGAGGACGGCGTGATCCGGGGTCCGGCCGGTGACGGGCGGGTGGCCGCCGTGGCGCAGGACGACATCGCGGACGCGGCGGTGGCGGTGCTGCGGGACCCGGCCGCGCACGCCGGTCGCACCTACGAGCTGACCGGGCCGGAGGCGCTGAGCCTCGCCGAGATCGCCGGGATCCTCGGGAAGCGCTACCACGACGAGACGGTCGAGGAGGCCTACGCGTCGCGCGCGGTCTACGGCGCGCCGCGCTGGCAGCTCGACGCCTGGGTCTCCACCTACCTGGCGATCGCCGCCGGGGAGCTGGCCACGGTCACCACGCACATCGCCGACCTGACCGGCCACCCGCCGATCGGAATCGCGCAGCTGTTGCGAAAGTGA
- a CDS encoding M36 family metallopeptidase codes for MRTPSRASAASTTALVAATLVVLAPASAGSAAPAEPARTARVHDQDHDHEHTVDNRSGRVAPTAQQRRDAADLGAVARWNTLGTPAALTATAEPLASGLPAEPVAAARAYVSANLDVLGLTERGADALEVLADAPLGEGAVVIFRQRFGDLVAGRDGLLSVGLRDGKVWHVSSSLARDAAAPAPATLTKADAERIAAQDAGLSSPTVLATELVAVPTPKQGARAAYQVTLGEDLTGADPAAFTTWVDARDGAVLVSESIVDADSDNPEWDVFPDSPRTSYSSADTRRTWCQQPSRRCDEVVGNRASPLGWDVDPATDQPTFTTRGNNAIAVHNWNSSDPFTVGTETATPSPTREYQYPWTNQWYEEKCAPTVFETPARNDIDAARANLFAMHNRMHDWSYHLGFTEETWNMQAENFTGAGLGNDYEQGNAQAGGISGGPPDFAARNNANQITPPDGEAPITNMYLWQPVAGAFYGECVDGDYDMSVIAHEYTHAITNRMIAGPNAGLSSPQGMSESWSDLLAIEYLYEHGYSKDYTVGEYVTGDATAGIRNFNMSRSPLNYSHVDYDFVGLQVHASGEVWSATNFDIRTAMMKRYGAGNAALQKACANGKVAVTKCPGNRRWIQLVFDSFLLLANSANSQVDARDALIAADQLRFGGANQDLIWNAFAKRGLGEAALSNGAGDADPRPGFTSPYANEATVRFRPLDEHGKVVPGAKLFVGDYQARAVPVADTDPATALPDTVDLVAGRYSFIAQAPGHGEARVRPTDFRSGQDRTLTVKLPTNLTSGANGATATGDGVNLAALIDDTEATNWASLNAPVAGKGVTVDLAGDRQRVKRVQVSAMLRPAIATDADPLAQSRYSGLRQFKVLGCTASATNDCADAADFRTVYVSKRDAFPSGQPRPRAPELIVREFDIPDTTATHLRIEVVTNQCTGGPAYAGEQDADPRAATDCATASPQAQNVRIAEFQAYAR; via the coding sequence GTGCGCACACCATCCCGTGCGTCGGCAGCATCCACCACAGCATTGGTCGCAGCCACGCTCGTCGTGCTCGCTCCCGCGTCCGCGGGCAGCGCGGCGCCGGCCGAGCCAGCCCGGACCGCCCGGGTGCACGACCAGGATCACGACCATGAGCACACCGTCGACAATCGCAGCGGCCGGGTCGCCCCGACCGCGCAGCAGCGCCGCGACGCCGCCGATCTCGGTGCGGTGGCGCGCTGGAACACCCTCGGCACCCCGGCCGCGCTGACCGCCACCGCGGAGCCGCTGGCCTCCGGTCTGCCCGCGGAGCCGGTCGCGGCCGCCCGGGCGTACGTGTCAGCCAACCTCGACGTGCTGGGACTCACCGAGCGCGGAGCGGACGCCCTCGAGGTGCTCGCCGACGCGCCGCTCGGCGAGGGCGCCGTCGTGATCTTCCGGCAGCGCTTCGGTGACCTGGTCGCCGGTCGTGACGGCCTGCTCTCGGTGGGCCTGCGTGACGGCAAGGTCTGGCACGTGAGCTCGTCCCTGGCCCGGGACGCGGCAGCTCCCGCGCCCGCCACCCTGACCAAGGCCGACGCGGAGCGGATCGCCGCCCAGGACGCCGGTCTCTCCAGCCCGACCGTGCTCGCCACCGAGCTCGTCGCGGTGCCCACCCCAAAGCAGGGCGCCCGGGCCGCCTACCAGGTCACGCTCGGCGAGGACCTGACCGGCGCGGACCCGGCCGCGTTCACCACCTGGGTCGACGCCCGGGACGGCGCGGTCCTGGTCAGCGAGAGCATCGTCGACGCGGACAGCGACAACCCGGAGTGGGACGTCTTCCCGGACTCGCCGCGCACCAGTTACTCGTCGGCGGACACCCGCCGGACCTGGTGCCAGCAGCCGTCGCGGCGCTGTGACGAGGTCGTCGGCAACCGGGCGTCGCCGCTCGGCTGGGACGTCGACCCGGCCACCGACCAGCCGACGTTCACGACCCGCGGCAACAACGCGATCGCGGTGCACAACTGGAACTCCAGCGACCCGTTCACGGTCGGCACCGAGACCGCCACCCCGAGCCCCACGAGGGAGTACCAGTATCCCTGGACCAACCAGTGGTACGAGGAGAAGTGCGCGCCGACGGTGTTCGAGACGCCGGCCCGTAACGACATCGACGCGGCCCGGGCGAACCTGTTCGCCATGCACAACCGGATGCACGACTGGTCCTACCACCTCGGGTTCACCGAGGAGACCTGGAACATGCAGGCGGAGAACTTCACCGGCGCCGGCCTCGGCAACGACTACGAGCAGGGCAACGCGCAGGCCGGTGGCATCAGCGGCGGCCCGCCGGACTTCGCGGCCCGCAACAACGCCAACCAGATCACCCCGCCGGACGGCGAGGCCCCGATCACGAATATGTACCTGTGGCAGCCGGTCGCGGGCGCGTTCTACGGCGAGTGCGTCGACGGCGACTACGACATGTCGGTGATCGCCCACGAGTACACGCACGCCATCACCAACCGCATGATCGCCGGCCCGAACGCGGGTCTGAGCTCGCCGCAGGGCATGAGCGAGAGCTGGTCCGACCTGCTCGCCATCGAGTACCTGTACGAGCACGGCTACTCGAAGGACTACACGGTCGGCGAGTACGTGACGGGTGACGCCACGGCCGGTATCCGCAACTTCAACATGAGCCGCAGCCCGCTGAACTACAGCCACGTCGACTACGACTTCGTCGGGCTGCAGGTGCACGCGTCGGGCGAGGTGTGGAGCGCCACCAACTTCGACATCCGCACCGCGATGATGAAGCGGTACGGCGCCGGCAACGCGGCCCTGCAGAAGGCCTGCGCCAACGGCAAGGTCGCGGTCACCAAGTGCCCGGGCAACCGGCGCTGGATCCAGCTGGTGTTCGACTCGTTCCTGCTGCTGGCGAACAGCGCCAACAGCCAGGTCGACGCCCGTGACGCGCTGATCGCCGCGGACCAGCTGCGGTTCGGCGGCGCGAACCAGGACCTGATCTGGAACGCGTTCGCGAAGCGTGGCCTCGGTGAGGCGGCGCTGAGCAACGGCGCCGGCGACGCCGACCCGCGTCCCGGCTTCACCTCGCCGTACGCGAACGAGGCGACCGTGAGGTTCCGCCCGCTGGACGAGCACGGCAAGGTCGTGCCGGGCGCCAAGCTGTTCGTCGGCGACTACCAGGCCCGCGCGGTCCCGGTCGCCGACACCGACCCGGCCACCGCTCTGCCGGACACCGTCGACCTGGTCGCCGGCCGGTACTCGTTCATCGCCCAGGCGCCCGGTCACGGCGAGGCCCGGGTCCGGCCCACGGACTTCCGTTCCGGGCAGGACCGGACGCTGACCGTGAAACTGCCGACCAACCTGACCTCCGGCGCGAACGGCGCGACGGCGACCGGCGACGGCGTGAACCTGGCCGCGCTGATCGACGACACCGAGGCGACCAACTGGGCGTCGCTGAACGCCCCGGTGGCCGGCAAGGGTGTCACCGTCGACCTGGCCGGTGACCGGCAGCGGGTGAAGCGGGTGCAGGTCAGCGCGATGCTGCGCCCGGCCATCGCCACCGACGCGGACCCGCTGGCGCAGAGCCGGTACTCGGGGCTGCGCCAGTTCAAGGTCCTCGGCTGCACGGCGTCGGCGACGAACGACTGCGCGGACGCGGCCGACTTCCGGACCGTCTACGTCAGCAAGCGGGACGCTTTCCCGTCCGGCCAGCCCCGCCCGCGGGCCCCGGAGCTGATCGTCCGGGAGTTCGACATCCCGGACACGACCGCGACCCACCTGCGGATCGAGGTCGTCACCAACCAGTGCACGGGCGGCCCGGCGTACGCCGGTGAGCAGGACGCCGACCCGCGGGCCGCCACGGACTGCGCGACGGCCAGCCCGCAGGCGCAGAACGTGCGCATCGCCGAGTTCCAGGCGTACGCGCGATAA
- a CDS encoding aldo/keto reductase, with protein MTIVLGALAFGTRIDEAQSFDLLDQYLDLGGEWIDTADNYAFWLHPSRLGGQSETVIGRWLSKRPGARARVRISTKGGAMGFPDNADGLSAGALTAAFAASLERLQTDRVDLYWAHIEDRSVPLLETVTTLGGFVADGRAARLGVSNHPSWRVALARHLASGHGLTGYSAIQLRWSYLQPLPGVGLPQSAHVHAGPETFDFLRAHEDVELWAYNTLLDGGYTRADRPLPDAYDHPGTARRLAVLDEVAAETGATRNQVVLSWLSGGPLPILPIVGMTTAAQVTEAMGARDVVLTAEQRARLDRAA; from the coding sequence ATGACAATTGTTCTCGGGGCACTGGCGTTCGGCACCCGCATCGACGAGGCGCAATCATTCGACCTGCTCGACCAGTATCTCGACCTCGGCGGCGAATGGATCGACACCGCTGACAACTATGCTTTCTGGCTGCACCCGAGCCGGCTGGGCGGGCAGAGCGAGACGGTGATCGGTCGATGGCTGTCGAAGCGGCCCGGCGCCCGCGCGCGTGTCCGGATCAGCACCAAGGGCGGCGCGATGGGCTTTCCCGACAACGCGGACGGCCTGTCGGCGGGGGCGCTGACCGCCGCGTTCGCCGCCAGCCTGGAAAGGCTGCAGACGGATCGCGTCGACCTGTACTGGGCGCACATCGAGGACCGGTCGGTTCCGCTGCTGGAGACCGTGACGACGCTCGGCGGGTTCGTGGCGGACGGGCGGGCCGCGCGTCTCGGGGTGTCGAACCACCCGTCGTGGCGGGTGGCGCTGGCCCGTCACCTGGCGTCCGGCCACGGACTGACCGGGTACAGCGCGATCCAGCTGCGCTGGTCCTACCTGCAGCCGCTGCCCGGCGTCGGCCTGCCGCAGAGCGCCCACGTGCACGCCGGCCCGGAGACGTTCGACTTCCTGCGCGCCCACGAGGACGTCGAGCTCTGGGCCTACAACACCCTGCTCGACGGCGGTTACACCCGAGCCGACCGCCCGCTCCCGGACGCCTACGACCATCCGGGTACGGCCCGGCGCCTCGCCGTCCTCGACGAGGTGGCCGCCGAGACCGGCGCGACCCGTAACCAGGTCGTGCTCTCCTGGCTGTCCGGTGGGCCGCTGCCGATCCTGCCGATCGTCGGGATGACCACGGCGGCGCAGGTCACCGAGGCGATGGGCGCCCGGGACGTGGTACTCACCGCCGAGCAGCGCGCCCGCCTGGACCGGGCCGCCTGA
- a CDS encoding MerR family transcriptional regulator, translating into MPYTPGEAAGRIGVSIDTIRYYERIGLMTGVERDSVGRRVFSEHDLSRLGLLRCLRDSGMPIARLRRFAELLEGGDETAGQRTALLEEHDREIDEKVAQLRREQERVREKIAWYRSVAEH; encoded by the coding sequence ATGCCCTACACACCGGGCGAGGCCGCCGGACGGATCGGGGTCAGCATCGACACGATCCGCTACTACGAGAGGATCGGCCTGATGACCGGGGTCGAGCGCGACTCCGTCGGCCGCCGGGTCTTCTCCGAGCACGACCTCTCCCGGCTCGGTCTGCTGCGCTGCCTGCGGGACTCCGGCATGCCGATCGCGCGCCTGCGGCGGTTCGCCGAGCTCCTGGAGGGCGGCGACGAGACCGCGGGGCAGCGCACCGCGCTGCTCGAGGAGCATGATCGCGAGATCGACGAGAAGGTCGCCCAGCTGCGGCGCGAACAGGAACGAGTACGGGAGAAGATCGCGTGGTACCGGTCGGTAGCGGAACACTGA